The Raoultibacter phocaeensis genome includes a window with the following:
- a CDS encoding LamB/YcsF family protein yields the protein MHSVDLNCDLGESFGRYTLGLDAEVIPLVSSCNIACGMHAGDPVVMQKTVALAADAGIALGAHPGYPDLQGFGRRDMNLSPEEAYAYTVYQIGALAGFCAARGVQLNHVKPHGQLYNRAAIDARLAEAIAQAVFDINPSLVLVGLANGELIDAGRAVGLTVAQEFFTDRNYTDEGVLVSRSLPNALITDEKFAVERVVRVVKEGTIESASGKTIEIQADTICVHGDNAHALEFVKRIRSALAAEGIAIEPVAGA from the coding sequence ATGCACAGCGTTGACCTTAACTGCGATCTCGGGGAAAGCTTCGGCCGTTACACGCTCGGCCTTGATGCCGAAGTCATTCCCCTCGTCTCAAGCTGCAACATCGCATGCGGCATGCATGCAGGCGATCCCGTGGTCATGCAGAAGACGGTGGCCCTTGCCGCCGACGCGGGCATCGCACTCGGTGCGCATCCGGGCTATCCCGACCTGCAAGGGTTCGGTCGTCGCGACATGAATCTATCGCCTGAGGAAGCCTACGCCTACACCGTCTACCAGATCGGCGCGCTTGCGGGCTTCTGCGCGGCGCGGGGCGTGCAGCTCAACCACGTGAAGCCGCATGGGCAGCTCTACAACCGCGCTGCAATCGATGCCCGTCTTGCCGAAGCCATCGCACAGGCCGTCTTCGACATCAATCCGAGCCTCGTGCTTGTCGGTCTTGCAAACGGCGAGCTCATCGATGCCGGGCGCGCCGTCGGCCTCACCGTTGCCCAGGAGTTTTTCACCGACCGAAACTATACCGACGAAGGCGTGCTCGTGTCGCGCTCGCTTCCGAATGCGCTCATCACCGACGAGAAGTTCGCTGTCGAGCGCGTGGTGCGCGTGGTGAAGGAAGGCACGATCGAAAGCGCCTCGGGCAAGACCATTGAAATCCAAGCCGATACGATCTGCGTTCACGGCGACAATGCGCACGCACTCGAATTCGTTAAGCGCATCCGCAGCGCACTTGCAGCCGAGGGAATCGCCATCGAGCCGGTTGCAGGGGCATAG
- a CDS encoding helix-turn-helix domain-containing protein yields the protein MITTKEAAERLGISTRRVVALIQAGDLEAQKLGRSWIVDESSVALRASEPKLKGRPKLGQKNLMSLKRYTLMNRNHEVLDFVYDNESKRVSIGSLHDGIAWVPLGLGREGCKPNAFDFAVWLTRRYMPPLRQGTAVLMQAAGVSAPDELMFGSLGLNLSDQYWFRPENASIDWHEVNFFENEYCYDPETPLRTPDSSTPGALPKRWKRIEGVDYLVKGSSGNDQREPYNELLATELMHRLLDPSEYVPYRMEELDGRVFSLCPTMATSETEFVPAHDVAVFAGITKGRNFYTGYIEACERFGIRDARTSMAKMIVCDHVMANFDRHRGNFGLMRTVETLDGWRIAPLFDNGAGFFSRATRAEIAGKRFTWTSHPFSEYPSQQLAFVEDISWYDPAMLEGFSDTVATVLGMNAALSEEFAHHAARHVQRNIDAIDDLAAERAAVYRGM from the coding sequence ATGATAACGACGAAAGAAGCGGCTGAACGGCTCGGCATTTCGACGCGACGCGTTGTCGCGCTCATACAGGCGGGTGATCTCGAAGCGCAAAAGCTCGGGCGCTCATGGATCGTCGATGAGAGTTCCGTTGCCCTGCGTGCATCCGAACCCAAGCTCAAGGGCAGGCCGAAGCTGGGTCAGAAAAACCTTATGAGTCTGAAACGGTATACGCTTATGAACCGCAACCACGAAGTTCTCGATTTCGTCTACGACAACGAAAGCAAGCGGGTGAGCATCGGTTCGTTGCACGACGGCATTGCATGGGTGCCGCTTGGTTTGGGACGGGAGGGGTGCAAGCCGAATGCCTTTGATTTTGCCGTATGGCTTACACGCAGGTACATGCCTCCGCTCCGGCAGGGAACGGCTGTGCTTATGCAGGCTGCAGGGGTTTCGGCTCCCGATGAGCTCATGTTCGGATCGCTCGGGCTCAACCTTTCAGACCAGTATTGGTTCAGACCCGAAAACGCATCCATCGATTGGCATGAGGTGAACTTCTTCGAAAACGAGTACTGCTACGATCCCGAAACGCCTTTGCGAACGCCGGACAGCTCGACGCCAGGGGCTCTTCCAAAACGGTGGAAACGCATTGAAGGAGTCGACTATCTGGTCAAGGGGTCGTCGGGGAACGATCAGCGCGAGCCGTACAACGAACTGCTGGCAACAGAGCTTATGCACCGTTTGCTCGATCCGAGCGAGTATGTGCCCTATCGTATGGAAGAGCTGGATGGCAGAGTTTTCTCCCTCTGCCCGACTATGGCGACTTCGGAAACAGAATTCGTGCCAGCGCATGACGTCGCAGTGTTCGCTGGTATCACCAAGGGCCGAAACTTCTATACAGGATATATCGAAGCATGCGAGCGGTTCGGCATACGTGATGCGAGAACGAGTATGGCGAAGATGATCGTATGCGATCATGTTATGGCGAACTTCGATCGCCATCGAGGGAATTTCGGACTCATGAGAACCGTAGAGACGCTTGATGGGTGGCGCATAGCGCCGCTGTTCGATAACGGTGCAGGGTTTTTCTCCCGAGCGACACGTGCCGAGATTGCCGGTAAGCGGTTTACGTGGACGTCACATCCGTTTTCGGAGTATCCCTCGCAGCAGTTGGCGTTCGTTGAGGATATCTCATGGTACGACCCTGCGATGCTCGAAGGGTTTTCGGATACGGTTGCAACGGTACTCGGCATGAACGCGGCGCTGTCCGAAGAGTTTGCGCATCACGCCGCCCGTCATGTGCAGAGAAACATCGACGCTATCGACGATCTTGCTGCTGAGCGGGCAGCTGTGTACCGAGGGATGTAG
- the recQ gene encoding DNA helicase RecQ, which translates to MLEQAQKVLKEHFGHDGFRPNQGELIERLLDRGDALAVMPTGAGKSLVYQIPALVLDGLAIVISPLISLMKDQVNALNEAGVKAAFLNSSLEPREQAEVLEYAATGACKLLYVAPERLDAPRFVALCKAAKISLVAVDEAHCVSQWGQDFRPSYLGIASFIESLPERPAVCALTATATPEVQRDILGALRLVDPLVLVSGFDRPNLYFGVERPEPKAKRTCLLRLVRERKDQVGIVYCSTRAAVEEVCELLCENGVAATRYHAGLSASERHANQEDFLYDRRSVMVATNAFGMGIDKSNVSFVIHYTMPSDIESYYQEAGRAGRDGSPADCLLIYNKKDVQTCQFLIDKSFEERSADEPVEASRILYERDCERLRQMVFYCTTTDCLRSFILQYFGQVETAFRCEHCSNCSTDFEVEDVTLEAQKIISCVLRLAQRNRQAGKALIVDILRGSKAERVLAQGYDSLSTYGIMDTVPAKRVRYVLDALVSEGMLVQTGGSYPVVEATEQGAAFLRDRQTFEIKVPKRLPKEEELAKSAALRGLKPSGANSSDPELFEKLKAVRFRLASEAGVPAYIVFANATLADMCEKQPATEEELLAVSGVGQVKAERYGAAFIEAIREHKAG; encoded by the coding sequence ATGCTCGAACAGGCACAAAAGGTATTGAAGGAGCATTTCGGCCACGACGGGTTCAGGCCGAACCAGGGCGAGCTCATCGAGCGGTTGCTCGATCGGGGCGATGCGCTCGCCGTCATGCCGACGGGGGCGGGCAAATCGCTCGTGTACCAGATACCCGCACTCGTGCTCGATGGGCTCGCTATCGTTATCTCGCCACTCATCTCGCTTATGAAAGACCAGGTTAACGCCCTCAACGAGGCGGGCGTTAAAGCGGCGTTTCTCAACAGCTCGCTTGAACCCCGCGAGCAGGCAGAGGTGCTCGAGTATGCGGCAACCGGCGCGTGCAAGCTGCTCTACGTTGCTCCCGAGCGTCTCGATGCGCCGCGTTTCGTTGCACTGTGCAAAGCGGCGAAGATATCGCTTGTGGCTGTTGACGAGGCTCATTGCGTATCGCAGTGGGGGCAGGATTTTCGACCGAGCTATCTCGGCATCGCCAGCTTCATCGAAAGTCTGCCCGAGCGTCCTGCGGTATGCGCGCTCACTGCGACGGCTACGCCCGAGGTGCAACGCGATATTCTGGGTGCGCTTCGCCTTGTCGATCCTCTTGTGCTCGTTTCGGGGTTCGATCGCCCGAACCTGTACTTCGGCGTCGAACGTCCCGAACCCAAGGCGAAACGCACCTGCCTCTTGCGCCTTGTGCGCGAACGGAAGGACCAAGTGGGCATCGTGTATTGCTCGACCCGGGCCGCCGTAGAGGAGGTATGCGAGCTGTTATGCGAGAACGGGGTGGCGGCCACGCGCTACCATGCGGGGCTTTCCGCTTCCGAGCGCCATGCTAACCAGGAGGATTTCCTGTACGACCGCAGGTCGGTGATGGTTGCCACGAATGCGTTCGGCATGGGTATCGACAAGTCGAACGTGAGTTTCGTTATCCACTACACTATGCCTTCCGACATCGAAAGCTACTATCAGGAAGCGGGCCGCGCCGGGCGCGATGGGAGTCCTGCCGATTGCCTGCTCATCTACAACAAGAAAGACGTGCAAACGTGCCAGTTCCTCATCGACAAGAGCTTCGAAGAGCGCAGCGCCGACGAACCCGTAGAGGCCTCCCGCATTCTGTACGAGCGTGATTGCGAACGGCTGCGGCAGATGGTCTTTTACTGTACGACCACCGATTGTTTGCGCTCGTTCATTTTGCAGTACTTCGGACAGGTCGAGACGGCGTTTCGATGCGAGCATTGCTCGAACTGTTCGACCGATTTCGAGGTTGAGGATGTGACCCTCGAAGCACAGAAGATCATCTCGTGTGTGCTGCGCCTGGCGCAGCGTAACCGTCAAGCGGGCAAAGCGCTCATTGTGGACATCTTACGCGGCTCGAAAGCCGAACGGGTGCTCGCGCAGGGCTACGATAGCCTTTCGACGTACGGCATCATGGACACAGTGCCCGCCAAACGCGTACGCTATGTGCTTGATGCGCTTGTGTCTGAAGGAATGCTCGTGCAGACGGGCGGAAGCTATCCTGTCGTCGAAGCGACCGAGCAGGGCGCGGCATTTCTCAGAGATCGGCAAACATTCGAGATCAAAGTGCCCAAGCGCCTGCCGAAGGAAGAAGAACTTGCCAAATCGGCCGCGTTGCGCGGCTTGAAGCCTTCGGGTGCGAACTCGTCCGACCCCGAGCTGTTTGAGAAGCTCAAGGCGGTTCGTTTCAGGCTGGCTTCCGAGGCGGGCGTTCCCGCCTACATCGTGTTCGCGAATGCCACGCTTGCCGACATGTGCGAGAAACAGCCCGCAACCGAAGAAGAGCTGCTTGCGGTTTCAGGTGTCGGACAAGTAAAAGCTGAGCGCTATGGAGCAGCGTTTATCGAGGCGATTCGGGAGCACAAAGCGGGGTAG
- a CDS encoding Nramp family divalent metal transporter produces the protein MSSSLVQRLKNIGPGALVAAGFIGPGTVTTCTVSGANYGYTMLWALLFATVATIIFQEMAARVGIVSQKGLGENIRDRIPNKALMWIAIVVVLIAIFVGNIAYETGNITGGILGIQAFLPDVPVGIIVVILGVLAFIAMWIGSYKLVEAILTGIVVFMGVVFAVTAFASGPDWGAVVHGLFVPSLPAEGSAGILTAVGLIGTTIVPYNLFLHASGAGERWKDPDQVPDARLDAVISIGLGGLISMAILICAAANIYGTGVTVANGKDMALALQPLLGSWATWMIGLGLLAAGFSSAITASLSAAFAVNGVLGWKKSLKDIKFKSIWMIVLLAGCIMAIVLGSSPTQLILVAQAANAILLPFIAFFVLYCANGKDLGKWKNHLFANIAGVVIIVITLFMCYRNMSSFLTSLQALIGG, from the coding sequence ATGAGCTCATCATTAGTTCAGCGCCTGAAGAACATCGGCCCGGGTGCGCTCGTGGCTGCTGGCTTCATCGGCCCCGGTACGGTTACCACCTGTACGGTTTCCGGCGCAAACTACGGCTACACGATGCTGTGGGCGTTGCTGTTCGCAACGGTCGCAACCATCATCTTCCAGGAGATGGCCGCCCGTGTCGGCATCGTCAGCCAAAAAGGCCTTGGTGAAAACATCCGCGATCGCATTCCCAACAAAGCACTGATGTGGATTGCTATTGTAGTTGTTCTCATCGCCATTTTCGTCGGCAACATCGCCTACGAAACGGGCAACATCACCGGCGGCATTTTGGGCATCCAGGCGTTTCTGCCCGATGTACCCGTCGGCATTATCGTCGTCATTCTCGGCGTTCTTGCGTTCATTGCCATGTGGATCGGCAGCTACAAGCTCGTGGAAGCCATTCTCACCGGAATCGTCGTATTCATGGGCGTCGTATTCGCCGTAACCGCGTTCGCCTCGGGTCCCGATTGGGGTGCTGTCGTACACGGGCTGTTCGTTCCCTCGCTTCCTGCTGAGGGATCCGCGGGCATCCTGACCGCCGTGGGCCTTATCGGAACCACCATCGTGCCGTACAACCTGTTCCTCCATGCCTCCGGTGCCGGTGAGCGCTGGAAGGATCCCGACCAGGTTCCCGATGCGCGCCTCGATGCCGTCATCTCGATCGGCCTCGGCGGCCTCATCTCCATGGCCATCCTGATCTGCGCCGCCGCAAACATCTACGGCACCGGCGTCACGGTTGCCAACGGCAAGGATATGGCGCTCGCGTTGCAGCCGCTGCTCGGATCGTGGGCGACGTGGATGATCGGTCTCGGTCTTCTGGCTGCAGGCTTCTCTTCCGCCATCACCGCCTCGCTGTCTGCAGCGTTCGCCGTCAACGGCGTACTCGGCTGGAAGAAATCCCTGAAGGACATCAAGTTTAAGTCCATCTGGATGATCGTGCTTCTGGCCGGTTGCATCATGGCCATCGTGCTCGGCAGCAGCCCCACGCAGCTCATCTTGGTCGCACAGGCCGCAAACGCCATCCTGCTTCCGTTCATCGCGTTCTTCGTACTGTACTGTGCGAACGGCAAGGATCTCGGCAAGTGGAAGAACCATCTCTTCGCGAACATAGCGGGCGTCGTGATCATCGTGATCACGCTGTTCATGTGCTACCGCAACATGTCGAGCTTCCTCACCTCGCTCCAAGCGCTCATCGGCGGGTAA
- a CDS encoding DUF6440 family protein, producing MAKDRFVEIYSQGVTNVRKIIVDSETGVNYLLMSSNMTSGCGLSVLVDESGKPVITPADAIVSIYE from the coding sequence ATGGCAAAGGATCGTTTTGTAGAAATCTATTCGCAAGGGGTAACCAATGTGCGAAAAATAATCGTCGACAGCGAAACGGGCGTCAATTACCTTCTGATGTCATCGAACATGACGAGCGGTTGCGGATTGTCGGTTTTGGTAGACGAGAGCGGAAAGCCAGTCATCACCCCTGCCGACGCCATCGTATCCATTTACGAATAG
- a CDS encoding helix-turn-helix transcriptional regulator, which translates to MELGNQIRNYRTAGGLSQEDLAAKIYVSRQTISNWETDRTYPDVQSLLLLSALFDVTIDELVKGDVKAMKEAVDANKMKKLSYVMLAGMVLSVALIGPCFKLWGWMGLLIPLAIWAVALVSSIIVDRMKKQHDIKTFSEILAFMEGEPVDREKAERERKHHLLTKTLLVIGIGVAAGLIAFASLALFG; encoded by the coding sequence GTGGAACTCGGCAATCAGATTCGGAACTATCGCACGGCAGGTGGACTGTCCCAGGAAGACCTCGCAGCGAAGATTTACGTTTCGCGGCAGACGATCTCGAACTGGGAAACAGATCGTACGTATCCGGATGTGCAAAGCCTGCTTCTGCTGAGCGCGCTTTTCGACGTAACGATAGACGAATTAGTCAAAGGAGATGTCAAAGCCATGAAAGAAGCCGTTGATGCGAACAAGATGAAAAAGCTCAGCTACGTGATGTTGGCGGGCATGGTATTGAGCGTCGCGCTGATCGGGCCATGCTTCAAGCTGTGGGGGTGGATGGGGCTTCTCATTCCTCTTGCAATTTGGGCGGTCGCGCTAGTAAGTTCGATCATCGTCGACCGGATGAAGAAACAGCACGATATAAAAACGTTTTCTGAAATCCTCGCGTTCATGGAAGGCGAGCCCGTGGACCGCGAAAAGGCCGAGCGGGAGCGCAAACACCACCTGCTCACGAAAACGCTCCTCGTTATCGGCATCGGAGTGGCTGCCGGTCTCATCGCATTCGCGAGCCTTGCGCTGTTCGGGTAG
- a CDS encoding TetR/AcrR family transcriptional regulator — translation MGDCMLMDLAHGNDIFESPDIKTKMKILHGVNKSLDQITISEICANAGVSRQTFYRHFESKYDIPWWHSIFCRQFYLNEIGRTIDWVTGYYHHLRLIAQERDFYRKSIQYSINTPFGQTVMPENRKTVLLETLEKYRHMSVDHNMMFLVEIFSKLECEVLNDWFRSDQPTNLAQWTDDLVSLVPDRLFRALQIEAPSKMHRGV, via the coding sequence GTGGGTGATTGCATGCTGATGGATCTTGCTCATGGAAACGATATATTCGAATCCCCCGACATCAAAACGAAGATGAAGATACTCCATGGCGTGAACAAGTCGCTCGATCAGATCACGATATCGGAAATCTGCGCCAACGCCGGCGTGTCGCGGCAGACCTTCTATCGGCATTTCGAAAGCAAGTACGATATACCTTGGTGGCATTCGATCTTCTGTCGTCAGTTCTATCTCAACGAGATAGGCCGCACCATCGATTGGGTGACGGGGTACTACCATCATTTGCGCCTCATTGCCCAAGAACGTGATTTTTACCGTAAGTCGATCCAGTACAGCATCAACACCCCGTTCGGCCAGACCGTTATGCCCGAAAACCGAAAGACCGTACTGCTTGAAACGCTCGAGAAATACCGCCACATGTCGGTCGATCACAACATGATGTTTCTGGTGGAGATATTCTCAAAGCTCGAATGCGAAGTGCTCAACGACTGGTTTCGGTCCGATCAACCGACGAACCTTGCTCAATGGACCGATGACCTGGTCAGCCTCGTTCCCGACCGTCTGTTCCGTGCTTTGCAGATCGAAGCGCCCAGCAAGATGCATCGTGGTGTGTAG
- a CDS encoding serine/threonine protein kinase — MAKIVSSWNDWDPLKHVIVGRCDNSMIPPEEPATSEKVPVDSEMRGMWGLRPLATVERGNECLENLVKILEDRGVKVDRPTPLQWNQAIGTPDFRNDSMMTCMPPRDILLTVGNEIMASANSFRCRYFEYLAYWPLMKQYFDEDPEFKWTQAPRPRLTDASYKHNYYDEKITLEERLVRTANKDFVTTEVEPMWDAADVMRMGKDLFIQHGLTTNRAAMDWFQRYYPELRVHAVNFPGDPYPIHIDATFVPLRPGLIINNPHRKLPEEQRAIFEANDWQIVEAAQPAHDEPPALCYSSVWLSMNCLVLDPKTVIVEASEVYQQEQMDKLGMNVIPCDLRDAYPFGGGLHCSTADVYREGDCLDYFPNRVKDPTLVRPEMWND; from the coding sequence ATGGCGAAGATAGTCAGCTCTTGGAACGACTGGGACCCGCTGAAGCACGTCATCGTGGGCAGGTGCGACAACTCGATGATCCCGCCCGAGGAGCCCGCGACCTCCGAGAAGGTGCCCGTCGACTCCGAGATGCGCGGCATGTGGGGCCTGCGCCCGCTGGCCACCGTCGAGCGCGGCAACGAGTGCCTCGAGAACCTCGTTAAGATCCTCGAGGACCGCGGCGTGAAGGTCGACCGCCCGACGCCCCTGCAGTGGAACCAGGCCATCGGCACGCCGGACTTCCGCAACGACTCCATGATGACCTGCATGCCGCCCCGCGACATCCTGCTCACCGTCGGCAACGAGATCATGGCCTCCGCGAACTCCTTCCGCTGCCGCTACTTCGAGTACCTGGCCTACTGGCCGCTCATGAAGCAGTACTTCGACGAGGACCCGGAGTTCAAGTGGACCCAGGCCCCCCGCCCGCGCCTCACCGACGCGTCCTACAAGCACAACTACTACGACGAGAAGATCACCCTCGAGGAGCGCCTCGTCCGCACCGCCAACAAGGACTTCGTCACCACCGAGGTCGAGCCCATGTGGGACGCCGCCGACGTGATGAGGATGGGCAAGGACCTCTTCATCCAGCACGGCCTGACCACCAACCGCGCCGCCATGGACTGGTTCCAGCGCTACTACCCCGAGCTGCGCGTGCACGCCGTGAACTTCCCGGGCGACCCCTACCCGATCCACATCGACGCGACCTTCGTGCCGCTGCGCCCGGGCCTGATCATCAACAACCCGCACCGCAAGCTCCCCGAGGAGCAGCGCGCGATCTTCGAGGCCAACGACTGGCAGATCGTCGAGGCCGCCCAGCCCGCCCACGACGAGCCGCCGGCGCTGTGCTACAGCTCGGTGTGGCTGTCCATGAACTGCCTCGTGCTCGACCCCAAGACCGTCATCGTGGAGGCCTCCGAGGTCTACCAGCAGGAGCAGATGGACAAGCTCGGCATGAACGTCATCCCCTGCGACCTGCGCGACGCCTACCCGTTCGGCGGCGGCCTGCACTGCTCCACCGCCGACGTCTACCGCGAGGGCGACTGCCTCGACTACTTCCCCAACAGGGTCAAGGACCCGACGCTCGTGCGCCCGGAGATGTGGAACGACTAG
- a CDS encoding DMT family transporter: protein MNPQAKYKLKGFIFMFLSSSAMGGIGAFGRFINAPGDFISFGRNFIGFITLTIAFFFISGSFKKIKETRFSPSMLLSGVFLGLLSGLYVISTQYTTLANASFLIYTGPIYSTILAAIFLKEKLDIKGILCIVAVVIGMLFIVGIITPDGLTLDLDPKWMFGNMIGLLSGVAYGLYLFVGRYREDCNSNVRSWWNFLFAFITILGLMAVDSLLSGGLKYTVKVDGVQQVDASGQIMTADWSIFTMDATSWIVWVIAALVTGFIAFHLLAYATKMLKAGELAAISYQETIMASLLGLLLFGEVLTTFQLIGGGLIILGGVSQIFFSTNAANKQPAQLEVQAAGAIGAGPVDGDSLLAEAENGSPSITCNDKALPLDHDQIPARIASTPQTASVPPTASASPTSAVPPIASTPPTASAKED, encoded by the coding sequence ATGAACCCGCAAGCTAAATACAAGCTCAAAGGCTTTATCTTCATGTTCCTATCGTCGTCCGCCATGGGCGGCATAGGTGCATTCGGCCGCTTCATCAACGCGCCGGGCGATTTCATATCGTTCGGCCGTAACTTCATCGGCTTCATCACGCTTACCATCGCGTTCTTCTTCATAAGCGGAAGCTTCAAGAAGATCAAAGAGACGCGCTTTTCGCCCTCGATGTTGCTTTCAGGCGTGTTCCTCGGCTTGCTCTCGGGCCTCTACGTCATCTCGACGCAGTACACAACGCTCGCGAACGCTTCCTTTCTCATTTACACTGGCCCCATATACTCGACCATCCTCGCGGCGATTTTCCTCAAAGAGAAGCTCGACATCAAGGGCATTCTCTGCATTGTCGCCGTGGTCATCGGCATGCTGTTCATCGTCGGCATCATTACTCCCGATGGCTTGACGCTCGATCTTGATCCAAAGTGGATGTTCGGCAACATGATCGGCCTGCTCTCTGGCGTTGCATATGGCTTATACCTGTTCGTCGGAAGATACCGGGAAGACTGCAACTCGAACGTACGCTCATGGTGGAACTTTCTGTTCGCGTTCATCACCATACTTGGCCTCATGGCGGTTGACAGTCTGCTTTCGGGCGGTTTGAAGTACACGGTGAAAGTCGACGGCGTACAGCAGGTCGATGCCTCAGGCCAGATCATGACGGCGGATTGGAGCATCTTCACTATGGATGCCACGTCGTGGATCGTATGGGTCATCGCCGCGCTGGTCACCGGATTCATCGCGTTTCACCTGCTTGCCTACGCCACTAAAATGCTGAAAGCCGGCGAACTCGCCGCGATCTCCTATCAGGAAACGATCATGGCCTCGTTGCTCGGGCTGCTTTTGTTCGGTGAAGTGCTCACCACGTTTCAGCTCATCGGCGGTGGACTCATCATCTTAGGAGGCGTATCGCAGATATTCTTTTCGACGAATGCCGCCAACAAGCAGCCAGCTCAGCTCGAGGTTCAAGCTGCGGGCGCGATCGGAGCGGGTCCTGTCGACGGAGATTCATTGCTAGCGGAAGCCGAAAACGGTTCTCCATCCATCACCTGCAACGACAAGGCGTTGCCGCTCGATCACGACCAGATACCTGCTCGAATCGCGAGCACACCTCAGACCGCCAGCGTACCGCCGACTGCCAGCGCATCGCCGACTTCCGCCGTGCCGCCAATCGCCAGCACACCGCCGACCGCCAGCGCAAAGGAGGACTAA
- a CDS encoding creatininase, whose amino-acid sequence MPANTVFMEEMDAFTYRGILEQDNPIVFVPVGAFEQHGPHMAMCVDAALTKQMAASVAVRVGGIVAAPIVYGYKSQQRSGGGFHLSGTTSLSASTLIGMVKEIVINLAEDGVRRIVFMNGHYENYQFVFEGVDLATRELKLAGIGDVKVMLMSYWDFVDDETIERLYPEGFTGWDLEHAGVMETSLMLLFYPDLVDMDKVVIEPPADMPKYDILPINPDYTPASGCLSCAAAASAEKGRILRDAATEHMVGAVLDEFE is encoded by the coding sequence ATGCCTGCGAACACCGTTTTCATGGAAGAGATGGACGCGTTTACCTATCGCGGCATCCTCGAGCAAGACAATCCGATCGTTTTCGTGCCGGTCGGCGCATTCGAACAACACGGACCGCATATGGCTATGTGCGTCGATGCTGCGCTCACCAAGCAAATGGCCGCATCCGTTGCCGTACGCGTTGGCGGCATCGTGGCTGCTCCCATCGTCTACGGCTACAAATCCCAGCAGCGTTCGGGGGGTGGGTTTCATCTTTCGGGTACGACGAGCCTCAGCGCATCGACCCTTATCGGCATGGTGAAGGAAATCGTGATCAACCTCGCCGAAGACGGGGTGAGGCGCATCGTGTTTATGAACGGCCACTACGAAAACTACCAGTTCGTCTTCGAGGGGGTCGATCTTGCCACACGCGAGCTGAAGTTAGCCGGTATTGGCGACGTCAAGGTAATGCTTATGTCGTACTGGGATTTCGTCGATGACGAAACGATCGAGCGCTTGTACCCCGAAGGGTTCACCGGCTGGGATCTCGAGCATGCCGGCGTCATGGAGACTTCGCTCATGCTGCTGTTCTACCCCGATTTGGTGGATATGGACAAGGTGGTAATCGAGCCGCCTGCCGACATGCCAAAATATGATATCTTACCAATTAATCCCGACTACACGCCGGCATCGGGATGTCTGTCGTGCGCCGCAGCCGCATCGGCCGAAAAAGGTCGGATTCTGCGTGACGCCGCAACCGAGCACATGGTGGGAGCTGTTCTCGATGAATTCGAATAA